Genomic segment of Arachis hypogaea cultivar Tifrunner chromosome 16, arahy.Tifrunner.gnm2.J5K5, whole genome shotgun sequence:
AGGTATCAGCCTCAAGTTTCTTCACAGCACTGCATATCACATTCTTGGCATCTCCACTACCAATTACTCTCTCCATACTCATCTGCATACCAAACCCATCATTGTTATAAAGTTCaagaacaaaaatacaaaacaaaagggTACATGCAAGAAGGCCTACATACATTCGTAGTGTTCAATTTTCTGCAAATATCCCCAGCTCTTTCCATTACCGAGTTAGCCAAATCCTTTCCGTACTTTTCCATAGTTGAAACAACATCACTTGAAAATATGTACCCTGTTAAAAAAAAGTCAGCGAGATTTTCCAAATTTatagtaattatttatttaattctaaCTAAAAAACTAAAGTGGGAAGaaactaattaattaagaaaaacctgcagcatctaaggggTAAACGGAAGGGGGTGGCTTGACATAGAGGAGGACAAGTTTAACGTTGTCGACGTTGTCAGAAACAAGGTTGCTTAGACACCATGACAGCGCATACATACTCTCTTGGCTCTCATCGACAGCCACCATAATCTTCCTCTCTCTTTTCTCCATTTCCATTCCTCTATTCACTCTTCACTACCAGTGTTTGTTTTGGCCTTAGAATGTGGATAATGCTGAACCAAATGGGATTGGATTATGTATATATAGAACCTAGAACCTTGTGTTATTTCTGGATTTAATTTCTTCGTAGTAGTTAGAAATTAATACTATGTCAGTTGTCAATCAACATCGCATGGACTAATTAGCTTCTTGAAAAAAGTGGAACTTAGAATGTAATTCTAGACTTTTGGTTACTACTTACATTtgtgattaaaatatataaatatattttaaaatatctctAAGTATGAGTTTAATAACATATTGACTTGGTCTTTGGCTTGCGAAACCAAATATCTAACGATGCTACGCCAAGTTATAATTTTGTTATGTTGCACAAAAGATCAACAAGGAAACAACCGTGTC
This window contains:
- the LOC112758031 gene encoding universal stress protein A-like protein translates to MEMEKRERKIMVAVDESQESMYALSWCLSNLVSDNVDNVKLVLLYVKPPPSVYPLDAAGYIFSSDVVSTMEKYGKDLANSVMERAGDICRKLNTTNMSMERVIGSGDAKNVICSAVKKLEADTLVMGTHSYGFFKRALLGSVSDHCAKHAKCPVVIVKHP